From the genome of Anopheles moucheti chromosome 3, idAnoMoucSN_F20_07, whole genome shotgun sequence, one region includes:
- the LOC128302237 gene encoding equilibrative nucleoside transporter 1 gives MDFATNVRPLLQDTDDRETDSDAFLDDEYAGSINASTSNIPDPAKENATETRIIAGGHRIAPTDKFNYTYAVFYLMGMTTMVPWNFFVTAEEYWQYKFRNVSSNDTSALTPRQLEFQSDLSIAAAVPGTVFLILNACIGHKVPLHVRMLGSLMFMLLIMIGTTALVRVDTDQWQDAFFKLTMLSVVVINSFSAILTGGLFGIVGQFSAHYMTAAVSGQALGGIFSAVADIIALTFASNPSTTAFVFFIVGCLVLVLSLVAYVVMSKTLFFKYYTSSKTLMKSSLEANPATREICARLEPRFSVVMRKIWIYGFAEWLVFVTTLSIYPAVTVLVGSQNHGRPWNDVYFLPVVNYLLFNTGDYLGRVFAGLFEWPWNNSILIGVLTIGRIAFVPAMLLCNITQHHNFPVLIHSDYMFIVLMAAFALSNGYLANIALIGAPRVVDGHEKEMASSMMAAFMGVGLACGSAISLMIIEMIK, from the exons ATGGATTTTGCTACGAATGTGAGACCGCTACTGCAGGACACCGACGACCGGGAGACGGACAGTGATGCATTCCTGGATGATGAGTACGCCGGATCGATAAATGCCTCGACCAGTAACATTCCCGATCCGGCGAAGGAAAATGCCACCGAGACGCGGATCATTGCCGGCGGACATCGGATTGCACCGACCGACAAGTTCAACTACACGTACGCCGTGTTTTACCTCATGGGCATGACGACGATGGTGCCGTGGAACTTTTTCGTCACGGCCGAAGAGTACTGGCAGTACAAGTTCCGGAACGTATCGTCCAATGATACGTCCGCGCTGACACCGCGCCAGCTAGAGTTCCAGTCGGATTTAAGCATTGCTGCGGCCGTCCCGGGCACTGTGTTTCTCATCCTGAATGCCTGCATCGGCCATAAGGTTCCGCTGCACGTGCGCATGCTTGGGTCGCTCATGTTTATGCTGCTTATCATGATCGGTACGACGGCACTGGTGCGCGTAGACACCGACCAGTGGCAGGATGCGTTCTTTAAGCTCACGATGCTATCCGTCGTGGTGATAAACA GTTTTTCAGCCATTCTCACCGGTGGATTGTTCGGTATAGTGGGACAGTTCAGTGCCCACTACATGACGGCCGCCGTCAGTGGGCAGGCACTGGGTGGAATATTCTCGGCCGTGGCCGACATCATCGCGCTTACCTTCGCCAGCAATCCGTCCACGACAGCGTTTGTGTTCTTCATCGTCGGTTGTCTTGTGTTGGTGCTGTCCCTTGTCGCGTACGTCGTCATGTCGAAGACGCTATTTTTCAAGTACTACACCTCCTCGAAAACTTTGATGAAAAGTTCACTGGAAGCGAATCCCGCAACGAGGGAGATCTGTGCCCGATTAGAGCCCCGGTTTTCGGTGGTAATGCGCAAGATTTGGATTTACGGGTTCGCCGAGTGGTTAGTGTTCGTTACAACGCTTTCGATCTATCCGGCCGTAACGGTGCTGGTGGGATCGCAAAACCATGGCCGACCGTGGAACGATGTATATTTCCTACCGGTTGTGAACTATCTCCTCTTCAATACGGGCGATTACTTGGGACGTGTTTTTGCTGGACTGTTCGAGTGG CCGTGGAATAACTCCATCCTGATTGGTGTGCTTACGATCGGCCGGATAGCGTTCGTTCCAGCGATGCTGCTGTGCAACATAACTCAGCATCACAACTTCCCCGTCCTTATACACTCGGACTACATGTTCATCGTGCTGATGGCCGCATTTGCCCTGTCGAATGGATATCTTGCCAACATTGCGCTCATCGGTGCACCGCGAGTCGTGGACGGACATGAGAAGGAGATGGCATCGTCCATGATGGCCGCCTTCATGGGTGTCGGACTGGCGTGCGGTTCTGCCATTAGTTTAATGATCATCGAAATGATCAAGTGA